CTGGCTCGGCGACGCGCCCGTCATCTGGATCGACGACGACTTCACCAACCCCGACCACGAATGGGCCGTAGAGCGCACCGCCCGCGGCCGGGCGACCACGCTCGTCCAGCCTGATCCCCACGTCGGGCTGCTTGCCGAGCACCTGGTCGAGGTCCTGGCGTGGGCGGCACTGTTGCCCGGTGCACGGGCCGATGCCTCAGCCGTTCCACGTGAAGCCGAAGCCGCATAGCGGAGACAGGGTCACAGGAAGCGCTGGTGACCTCGCCACCCCGAAAGGTGAGGGCACTGTTCCAGCTTGGCAGGGCCAGCCAGGCAGACGAAATGCTTCCCGCCTAGCGGCTCTGTCGATGCCTCTGTTCAGCAGTTGTCGCCGCCACCGGTGAGGGCTGGGGCCCACGGCCCTGCTGGGCAGGCGTCGAGCCCGCAACGGTCGAGCGTCGGCGAGCGGCCTCGGCACGACGGTTGGGTACCGGGTTTCGGCCGGTGTGCTGGATGCGGGTGACGAGCACTCGGGCGGGTTGACGGGCAGTGTCCAATTCGCGCTGAGCAGCCGCCTCCTTGAGAAGCTGATGGGGTTGATGGCCGCGGGCTTCGGCATCGGCGAGGACGGCGGCGAGCGCCGGCCAGTCCAGGTCGGCAAGGATCCGCTCAGCATGGTCTGGGACAGCTACTCGCACATCGCTGACCAGAACGCGACGCCCGTCCTCCCAGGGAGGACGGGCTGCAAGTTCGGCGAGCACAGGAACAAGCGCATAGTCGGCGGCTGTCTGAAGGTGCTGGACGGCCTGGCGGGCGGCGTCGGTCTGCTGAGCGTGGCTTTTCGCCTCGTGCCAGCGCCCAGCGACAATCGCGGCCCAGACCAGAGCTGCGATCAAGGCAGCCAGCGCGCTGCCGTCGGGGCCGGTGGCGGTGTGGACGATGTCACGTGCCGCGCTGCGCAGGGCGTGGGCGGCACGGTCTTCCGCCCGGACCTGGGACCGCTGGGCTCGGGCGAACGCCCTTGAGGCGGCTTGGAGTTCTGGGCGCAGGTTGTCGGGAGCCTGCTGGGCGGTGGCCTCGATCAGCTCGCCGAGGCCAGCGATGTGGGCCTGCGCGTGGGAGTCGTCGGCGAGGTCGGCGTGGAGGGTGTCGAGGGCATCGGTGGCTTGCTGCCAGGGGGTGCTGGGGCGGTTGCGGCGGGCGGTGGGGTACTCCTCCGGCACGGT
The DNA window shown above is from Streptomyces sp. NBC_01451 and carries:
- a CDS encoding relaxase/mobilization nuclease domain-containing protein encodes the protein MIAAIKPAGANTRGLLAYLYGRGTHDEHFDPHIVAGFAMLGMPDPGRDENATLTQLGHYLDEPVSLRNGEFGKPVTDHVWHCPVRAAPEDRHLSDAEWGEIAQRIVQAAGIAPAGDDLGCRWIAVRHADDHIHILATTVREDGRRPKLHDSGLRVGDACREIEKDYGLRRLKKGDRTGERRPTQAEMHKAKRLGWEQTSPAWLEDRIRAAIPHTKTAEELLAYLEADGILIKARRGPSGDLLGYAAGRPGDLNSKGEQIFHPGKRIAPDLTLPRLQARLENTVPEEYPTARRNRPSTPWQQATDALDTLHADLADDSHAQAHIAGLGELIEATAQQAPDNLRPELQAASRAFARAQRSQVRAEDRAAHALRSAARDIVHTATGPDGSALAALIAALVWAAIVAGRWHEAKSHAQQTDAARQAVQHLQTAADYALVPVLAELAARPPWEDGRRVLVSDVRVAVPDHAERILADLDWPALAAVLADAEARGHQPHQLLKEAAAQRELDTARQPARVLVTRIQHTGRNPVPNRRAEAARRRSTVAGSTPAQQGRGPQPSPVAATTAEQRHRQSR